In Prunus dulcis chromosome 1, ALMONDv2, whole genome shotgun sequence, the following are encoded in one genomic region:
- the LOC117616409 gene encoding protein PAF1 homolog, translating to MIRSRIIFPCYLIIKFQNQINYYFVVTFAIFPPSPRYTKYTITSLEKTYKPKLFVEPDLGIPLDLLDLSVYNPPSVRPPLALEDEELLRDDVAATPVKKNGIKRKERPTDKGVAWLVKTQYISPLSMDSARQSLTEKQAKELREMKGGRNILDNLNDRERQIKEIEASFEACKSRPVHATNKDLYPVEVLPLLPDFERYEDQFVLAAFDGAPTADSEIYSKLDQSGHDAYESRAIMKSYKVTGADPANPEKFLAYMVPSPNELSKDPYDESEDVSYSWVREYHYDVRGDDVHDPTTYLVSFDEEEARYAPLPTKLVLRKKRSKEGKTSDEVEHFPAPSRVTVRQRSTVAAIELKDSGDYSRGSVSNLKTRRFDIEDTLERPRKIARHQDIDEYSGAEDDLSD from the exons ATGATCAGGAGTAGAATTATTTTCCCTTGTTATCTTATTatcaaattccaaaatcagatcaattattattttgtggTAACTTTTGCAATCTTCCCTCCCTCTCCCAGATATACAAAATACACAATAACATCGCTGGAGAAAACATACAAGCCCAAGCTTTTTGTTGAGCCAGATCTTGGGATACCTCTTGACCTGCTTGACCTCAGTGTATACAA TCCTCCAAGTGTTAGACCACCCCTTGCTTTGGAAGATGAGGAATTATTGCGGGATGACGTAGCAGCAACCCCTGTGAAAAAGAATGgcatcaaaagaaaagagaggcCTACAGATAAAGGGGTTGCATGGCTGGTTAAAACACAATATATATCTCCTCTTAGCATGGACTCTGCGAGACAG TCTTTAACTGAAAAACAAGCAAAGGAACTCCGGGAAATGAAGGGAGGTCGCAACATTTTGGACAACCTTAATGACAG GGAAAGACAAATCAAGGAAATTGAGGCATCATTTGAGGCCTGCAAGTCACGCCCTGTTCATGCAACCAATAAGGATTTATACCCTGTTGAGGTTCTACCTCTGTTGCCTGATTTTGAGCG GTATGAAGACCAATTTGTCCTTGCAGCATTTGATGGTGCTCCTACCGCTGATTCAGAAATCTACAGCAAATTGGACCAGTCCGGTCATGACGCTTATGAATCAAGA GCCATTATGAAAAGTTACAAGGTAACAGGCGCAGATCCAGCTAATCCGGAGAAATTTTTGGCTTACATGGTCCCTTCGCCAAATGAG CTATCAAAAGATCCTTATGATGAATCTGAAGATGTTTCTTATTCTTGGGTTCGCGAGTATCATTACGAT GTAAGAGGTGATGATGTGCATGATCCCACAACATACCTTGTTtcatttgatgaagaagaagcacgCTATGCG CCCCTTCCCACAAAGCTTGTCTTAAGGAAAAAGAGGTCCAAAGAGGGAAAAACCAGTGACGAGGTTGAACATTTTCCCGCACCCTCAAGAGTGACTGTCAGGCAGAGATCAACTGTTGCTGCAATTGAACTAAAGGATTCAGGG GATTATTCAAGGGGATCTGtgtcaaatttgaaaacaagaCGCTTTGATATTGAAGATACCCTTGAAAGACCACGAAAAATTGCACGACACCAAGATATTGATGAATATAGTGGTGCTGAAGATGATTTATCTGATTAA